The following are encoded in a window of Flavobacteriales bacterium genomic DNA:
- a CDS encoding O-antigen ligase family protein, with protein MLEFIRDERQLLIMAAIWVGSSIFLGPLAFAIIPLTFILLRRAEAWPELLMGMLVILVLSDMRKDIHGMLVFKSVKNVCVLLLLAFFLMRREDFRPHPRVFPIFLPFFIFSFLPLVFSSTLITSVQKTISYALMFLIVPNYVMYNFRSQGWSFFRNLVFLAVTLLAIGILLRYVDFRLAYVAGRFHGLFGNPNGVAIFCFLSFMLMATVTHIRRDLFSTTEKIIIYGVIIYSLILSGSRASLAAVAIFLVISRFFAYSPFLGFVVLIASVGVVEVVTSNLGAIITSLGLEKYFRLQTLEEGSGRYFAWEFAWRKLQPYYFFGGGWANDEFVMRSRYSYLEKMGHQGGVHNSYLSMWFNVGLIGIIIFFRSFILLFIKASKLTGMAIAVMFATLFSITYESWLVGSLNPYTIMLLIIMTMISEEEIALGADPLVDDVEEISAEEEPPPLGSRPQQA; from the coding sequence ATGCTCGAGTTCATCCGCGATGAAAGACAGCTGCTGATAATGGCGGCCATCTGGGTGGGCTCCTCCATCTTCCTGGGGCCGCTGGCGTTTGCGATCATACCGCTCACCTTCATTCTGCTCCGCCGCGCCGAGGCCTGGCCCGAGCTCCTCATGGGCATGTTGGTGATCCTGGTGCTGTCGGATATGCGGAAGGATATCCACGGCATGCTGGTCTTCAAGAGCGTGAAGAACGTCTGCGTGTTGCTGCTGCTCGCGTTCTTCCTGATGCGTCGTGAGGATTTCAGGCCGCATCCGCGCGTGTTCCCCATCTTCCTGCCCTTCTTCATTTTCAGTTTCCTGCCTTTGGTCTTTTCCAGCACGCTCATCACTTCGGTGCAGAAGACCATCTCCTACGCCCTGATGTTCCTGATCGTGCCCAACTACGTGATGTACAACTTCCGTTCACAGGGCTGGAGCTTCTTCCGCAACCTGGTCTTCCTGGCGGTGACGCTGCTCGCGATCGGCATCCTGCTGCGCTACGTGGATTTCAGGCTCGCTTATGTGGCCGGACGTTTCCATGGGCTGTTCGGCAATCCCAACGGCGTGGCCATCTTCTGTTTCCTGTCCTTCATGCTCATGGCCACGGTCACGCACATCCGACGGGACCTGTTCTCCACCACCGAGAAGATCATCATCTATGGGGTGATCATCTACAGCCTCATCCTGAGTGGTTCAAGGGCATCGCTGGCGGCGGTGGCCATCTTCCTGGTGATATCGCGCTTCTTCGCATACTCGCCCTTCCTGGGTTTTGTGGTGCTGATCGCCTCAGTGGGCGTGGTGGAGGTGGTGACCTCCAATCTCGGGGCCATCATCACCTCGCTGGGTCTGGAGAAGTATTTCCGCCTGCAGACCTTGGAAGAAGGTAGTGGCCGCTATTTCGCCTGGGAGTTCGCCTGGCGCAAACTCCAGCCCTACTATTTCTTCGGGGGGGGCTGGGCCAACGATGAATTCGTTATGCGCAGCCGATACAGCTATTTGGAGAAGATGGGCCACCAGGGTGGGGTGCACAACAGCTATTTGAGCATGTGGTTCAATGTGGGCCTCATCGGCATCATCATCTTCTTCCGCAGTTTCATCCTGCTCTTCATCAAGGCCAGCAAGCTCACGGGCATGGCCATCGCGGTGATGTTCGCCACCCTGTTCTCCATCACGTACGAATCCTGGCTCGTGGGTTCGCTGAACCCCTACACCATCATGCTCCTCATCATCATGACGATGATCTCTGAGGAGGAGATCGCGTTGGGAGCGGATCCCTTGGTGGACGATGTGGAAGAAATCTCCGCCGAGGAGGAACCTCCGCCACTTGGGTCGCGGCCCCAACAAGCTTGA
- a CDS encoding CotH kinase family protein: MSSPQRADLAGLLLAVLASGMLAAWAGRSERVVTERGDGPVPVITPPTAHLKEGDTIRIQGTGGRALWLAEGPDAPLRDMRSTRLSLVPHPDRRRADRMLATPTAVQWNRPLPGLPLAHVVRVAEEDDLGRRGPVRLRTTVFADHGVLPVVSLVMPEGALFDPDTGIYVPGNAMLAPHRPQLALYKEDGRWWKYPGNYSGRGKAWERRALVQFIGADGGEIHQGPVGVRIHGNMTRGFPLRALRLVFAGPLRAPLFGDGEPAGAMALVLRPGGNDGIKALMRDAVVNELCAGEDFEVSRASTAVLYINGCYWGIHHLRQRVDEKEIARRHGLKAKKVRMVEVELGVIHGDPEEVARFKALVETAKGPSRSAGALYKALNELMDVESFLAYMAACIITGQRDWPLRNVRAWRHAGGPGMGRADGRWRFILNDMDLSMGATAPANAPLFHQLDQRAFALPALWTGAMRDPFIRERFQWHVERLLEGPLSKENMLAMVDHFAGRMAPEMRWHTARWRKPASVETWHTHVDELRTFVKARERAVRDGMRGYAGSNG; this comes from the coding sequence ATGTCCTCGCCGCAACGAGCCGACCTCGCTGGCCTGCTGCTCGCCGTGCTGGCCAGCGGTATGCTCGCGGCCTGGGCCGGACGATCGGAGAGGGTGGTGACCGAACGCGGTGATGGACCAGTGCCTGTGATCACCCCGCCAACGGCCCACTTGAAGGAAGGCGATACCATCCGCATCCAAGGCACCGGCGGGCGAGCCCTGTGGCTGGCGGAAGGACCCGATGCGCCACTGCGCGACATGCGTTCCACGCGGCTTTCCCTGGTGCCACACCCCGACCGCCGCCGCGCCGATCGAATGCTGGCCACCCCCACGGCCGTGCAATGGAACAGGCCACTGCCCGGCCTGCCCTTGGCCCATGTGGTGCGCGTGGCCGAAGAGGATGACCTTGGCCGCCGGGGACCGGTCAGGCTCCGCACCACGGTCTTCGCCGATCATGGGGTATTGCCTGTGGTTTCGCTGGTGATGCCTGAAGGTGCCTTGTTCGATCCTGACACGGGCATCTATGTGCCGGGCAATGCCATGCTTGCTCCGCACCGCCCCCAACTCGCACTCTACAAGGAGGATGGACGCTGGTGGAAGTATCCCGGCAACTATTCAGGGCGCGGAAAAGCCTGGGAACGGCGAGCCTTGGTCCAGTTCATCGGTGCGGATGGCGGCGAGATCCACCAAGGACCGGTGGGGGTGCGCATCCACGGCAACATGACCCGGGGCTTCCCGTTGCGTGCATTGCGGCTCGTGTTCGCTGGACCCTTGCGCGCGCCATTGTTCGGCGATGGGGAGCCGGCCGGTGCCATGGCACTTGTCCTGCGCCCCGGCGGCAACGACGGCATCAAGGCCCTGATGCGCGATGCGGTGGTGAATGAGCTCTGTGCCGGGGAGGACTTCGAGGTATCGCGCGCCAGCACGGCCGTGCTCTACATCAACGGTTGCTATTGGGGCATCCACCACCTCCGCCAACGTGTCGACGAGAAGGAAATCGCGCGCCGCCACGGGCTGAAGGCGAAGAAGGTGCGCATGGTGGAGGTGGAATTGGGCGTCATCCATGGGGACCCCGAAGAGGTGGCCCGCTTCAAGGCGTTGGTGGAGACCGCCAAGGGTCCATCGCGTTCCGCCGGAGCGCTGTACAAGGCGCTGAATGAGTTGATGGATGTGGAGAGCTTCCTGGCCTACATGGCGGCCTGCATCATCACCGGCCAGCGCGATTGGCCCCTGCGCAACGTGCGTGCGTGGCGACATGCCGGCGGGCCAGGAATGGGCAGGGCCGATGGTCGTTGGCGGTTCATCCTGAACGACATGGACCTGTCCATGGGGGCCACCGCCCCGGCGAACGCGCCGCTGTTCCATCAATTGGACCAGCGCGCATTCGCCCTGCCCGCCCTGTGGACCGGCGCGATGCGTGATCCCTTCATACGGGAGCGCTTCCAATGGCACGTGGAGCGGCTGCTGGAAGGGCCATTGTCCAAGGAGAACATGCTGGCGATGGTGGACCACTTCGCCGGGCGCATGGCCCCTGAGATGCGGTGGCACACGGCCCGGTGGCGCAAGCCCGCCAGCGTCGAAACATGGCACACCCATGTGGACGAACTGCGCACTTTTGTGAAGGCGCGTGAACGGGCCGTGCGTGACGGTATGCGCGGCTATGCAGGGTCCAACGGCTAG
- a CDS encoding polysaccharide pyruvyl transferase family protein yields the protein MKLVYHEGRNFGDALNPLVFRALFPDLFDEDERVLFIGIGSVIGLKHGGPSTERRIYFSSGFAAGDPRTYGTLPRLGPLDDVVCVRGPLTAEALGLPPARAIADGAILYPHLFAVRPKPRPGTVAYVPHAGSFAFFQGWRELLAEAGIELIDPREPPQDVIAHIAGVELLIAEAMHGAILADAIGIPWIPVAAYGTINAFKWSDFTASMGLTYAPVHLPSLHDRDFIGPVIRARLGRLGLAALHGPATDLHGWLMGAPARRRLLRGLMALKKDTGLLSDRGLLAQRVDALLERAEYVRRTYGRR from the coding sequence ATGAAGCTTGTCTACCACGAGGGCCGCAACTTCGGCGACGCGCTCAACCCCTTGGTCTTCCGCGCGCTTTTCCCGGATCTCTTCGATGAGGACGAGCGGGTGCTCTTCATCGGGATCGGCTCTGTGATCGGCCTCAAGCATGGTGGCCCGTCCACGGAGCGGCGCATCTATTTCTCCAGTGGTTTCGCCGCCGGCGATCCACGCACATATGGCACCCTGCCCCGCCTCGGCCCCCTGGATGATGTGGTCTGCGTACGCGGCCCACTGACCGCGGAGGCACTGGGGCTCCCGCCTGCCAGGGCGATCGCCGACGGCGCGATACTTTACCCCCATTTGTTCGCTGTACGGCCCAAGCCACGCCCCGGCACCGTGGCCTATGTGCCGCACGCAGGCAGCTTCGCCTTCTTCCAAGGCTGGCGAGAGCTGCTGGCCGAGGCGGGGATCGAGCTGATCGATCCGCGAGAGCCGCCACAAGACGTGATCGCACATATCGCCGGAGTGGAACTGCTCATCGCCGAAGCCATGCACGGCGCCATCCTCGCCGACGCCATCGGCATACCCTGGATCCCCGTGGCCGCCTACGGCACGATCAACGCCTTCAAATGGAGCGACTTCACGGCCTCCATGGGTCTGACATATGCGCCCGTGCATCTGCCCTCCCTCCACGACCGCGACTTCATCGGGCCGGTGATCAGAGCGCGACTTGGCCGCCTTGGGTTGGCCGCGCTGCATGGCCCGGCGACCGATCTGCACGGCTGGCTCATGGGCGCTCCAGCACGTAGACGGTTGCTGCGCGGTTTGATGGCCTTGAAGAAAGATACCGGCCTGCTGAGCGATCGTGGTCTGTTGGCCCAGCGCGTGGATGCTCTGCTGGAGCGCGCGGAATACGTGCGTCGCACCTACGGTCGCCGGTAG
- a CDS encoding glycosyltransferase family 4 protein: MPDRTGPIIVGTNALGYPEVRNFAGLPLERYAVRKRTDVHRVFTWLAHRATGRIPDRHLNSFRDLDLSSCALYHFFNALSYGRKPWFTTFETRLPRWGHVPDATVRRGMELMSRPACQRLIALSERTAAIQRAYVTEKVPDLADALLPKIMVMHPPQRVVMPPGHAKPPIGQGVVFTFVGAHFFRKGGMEILQAFEALHQRGLRDWKLNIVSAMETGDHATHSTEEDRNKAMAVISRLGDHVTLHRGLTNQGVLDLFLRSHVGLLPTWAETYGYAVLEAQACGCPVVTTDIRAMPEINDDTQGWVIPVAQDDLGFARIRTVEARKVFSKHLDDALVEVIGGILLSPGSIAPKAARALARITAMHDPQASARRLEALYDEALGYRRP, from the coding sequence ATGCCGGATAGAACAGGACCGATCATTGTGGGCACCAATGCCTTGGGCTATCCCGAGGTGCGCAACTTCGCCGGTCTGCCCTTGGAACGCTACGCGGTGCGCAAACGCACAGATGTCCACAGGGTCTTCACCTGGTTGGCCCACCGCGCCACCGGCCGGATCCCGGACCGGCATCTGAATTCCTTCCGCGACCTGGATCTGTCATCCTGCGCACTGTACCATTTCTTCAACGCCCTGTCGTATGGCCGCAAACCCTGGTTCACCACCTTCGAGACCAGGCTGCCACGCTGGGGCCATGTGCCCGATGCCACGGTCCGCCGGGGCATGGAACTGATGTCGCGGCCGGCCTGCCAGCGGCTCATCGCACTGAGCGAACGCACCGCCGCCATCCAGCGCGCCTATGTCACGGAGAAGGTCCCGGATCTTGCGGATGCGCTGTTGCCCAAGATCATGGTGATGCATCCGCCCCAGCGGGTGGTGATGCCACCGGGCCATGCGAAGCCGCCGATAGGGCAGGGTGTGGTCTTCACTTTCGTGGGGGCGCATTTCTTCCGCAAGGGCGGCATGGAAATATTGCAGGCCTTTGAAGCGCTGCACCAGCGTGGCCTGCGCGACTGGAAGTTGAACATCGTGTCGGCCATGGAGACCGGCGACCACGCCACACATTCCACGGAAGAGGACCGGAACAAGGCCATGGCGGTCATCAGCCGGTTGGGGGACCATGTCACATTGCATCGCGGCCTGACCAACCAGGGTGTTCTTGACCTTTTCCTGCGGTCCCATGTGGGCCTGTTGCCCACCTGGGCGGAGACCTATGGCTATGCCGTGCTGGAGGCCCAGGCCTGTGGTTGCCCGGTGGTGACCACCGACATACGCGCCATGCCCGAGATCAATGATGATACGCAGGGGTGGGTCATCCCCGTGGCACAGGATGACCTGGGCTTCGCCAGGATCCGCACCGTGGAGGCGCGCAAGGTCTTCTCCAAGCACCTGGATGATGCGCTGGTGGAAGTGATCGGTGGCATCCTCCTTTCACCGGGTTCCATCGCGCCGAAAGCAGCGAGAGCCTTGGCGCGCATCACCGCCATGCATGATCCGCAGGCAAGCGCCAGGCGGCTGGAAGCGCTGTATGACGAAGCGCTGGGCTACCGGCGACCGTAG